From a single Pseudobutyrivibrio xylanivorans genomic region:
- the malQ gene encoding 4-alpha-glucanotransferase, which yields MKRSSGILLPISSLPSPYGIGTFGKAAYEFADFLKAAGQKFWQVLPLGPTSYGDSPYQSFSTFAGNPYFIDLDMLIEEGLLTQKEVDAENWGTNPRYVDYGQIYESRFKILEKAKERGYAEALGEISHFRKQNPWVENYALFMAIKKHFGQLSWQEWPEEDIRLHEEAAVEKYRKDLAEQIEFFVYIQFLFFKQWEKLKKYINSLGIEVIGDLPIYVALDSCDVWAEPEFFSLDEENYPVEVAGVPPDYFSETGQLWGNPCYDWKAMKKDNYRWWIRRIEGAAKLYDVLRIDHFRGFDEYWAVPAKDTTAKNGKWKKGPGMDLVGLLSKTFPSIEFIAEDLGEPSPTVVKLLSDSGWPGMKVLEFAFDSGEPNNYQPHTYDKNCVCYTGTHDNATVMEWYKEANKKDKEYASKYLGISKSEGFNWGMIRGGMGSVAVLFVAQMQDYLGLGKYNRINVPGTDSGNWQWRLLAKESTTELAKKIFDMSLLYERTTKPPKPKKLEKTQKP from the coding sequence ATGAAAAGAAGTAGTGGAATATTGCTCCCTATATCTTCATTACCATCACCATATGGAATAGGAACTTTCGGAAAGGCTGCATATGAATTTGCTGACTTTCTGAAGGCGGCCGGACAGAAATTTTGGCAGGTGCTTCCATTGGGACCTACCAGTTATGGAGACAGTCCATATCAAAGCTTTTCGACTTTTGCAGGCAATCCATATTTTATTGATTTGGATATGCTGATTGAGGAAGGCTTGCTCACACAAAAGGAAGTTGATGCTGAAAACTGGGGAACCAATCCAAGATACGTGGATTATGGTCAGATTTACGAGAGCCGTTTCAAGATTTTGGAGAAGGCAAAGGAACGTGGTTATGCCGAGGCATTAGGAGAGATTTCTCATTTTAGAAAACAGAATCCATGGGTTGAAAACTATGCACTTTTCATGGCAATTAAAAAGCATTTTGGCCAGCTGAGTTGGCAGGAGTGGCCAGAGGAGGACATCCGTCTTCATGAAGAGGCTGCAGTTGAAAAGTACAGAAAAGACCTTGCAGAGCAGATTGAATTCTTTGTATACATTCAGTTCCTTTTCTTCAAGCAGTGGGAAAAGCTGAAAAAATATATAAATAGTCTTGGAATCGAGGTTATAGGTGATTTGCCTATATACGTTGCACTGGATTCCTGTGATGTTTGGGCTGAGCCTGAATTCTTCAGCCTGGATGAGGAAAACTATCCAGTAGAAGTAGCAGGTGTTCCACCAGATTATTTCAGTGAAACAGGTCAGCTTTGGGGCAATCCTTGCTATGATTGGAAGGCTATGAAAAAAGACAACTATCGTTGGTGGATTCGTCGTATCGAGGGCGCAGCAAAGCTTTATGATGTTCTAAGAATCGACCACTTTAGAGGTTTTGATGAGTATTGGGCAGTTCCTGCAAAGGACACAACTGCAAAGAACGGCAAGTGGAAGAAAGGTCCAGGAATGGATTTGGTAGGACTTTTATCAAAGACATTTCCTAGTATTGAATTCATTGCTGAGGATTTGGGTGAGCCTTCACCTACAGTTGTTAAGCTTCTTTCTGACAGTGGCTGGCCTGGCATGAAGGTTTTGGAATTTGCATTTGATTCAGGTGAGCCAAACAATTATCAGCCTCATACCTATGATAAAAATTGTGTTTGTTATACAGGTACTCATGACAATGCCACTGTTATGGAGTGGTACAAAGAGGCCAATAAAAAGGACAAAGAATATGCCAGCAAATATCTGGGTATTTCAAAGTCTGAAGGCTTCAACTGGGGCATGATTCGAGGTGGAATGGGTTCTGTGGCAGTGCTTTTTGTGGCACAGATGCAGGATTATCTTGGCCTTGGTAAATACAATCGTATCAATGTTCCAGGCACAGATAGTGGCAATTGGCAGTGGAGACTTCTTGCAAAGGAGTCAACTACAGAGCTGGCCAAGAAAATTTTTGATATGTCTCTTCTTTACGAGAGAACAACAAAACCACCAAAGCCAAAGAAACTGGAAAAAACACAAAAACCATAA
- a CDS encoding carbohydrate ABC transporter permease: MKAKEKVARAIVFVVLCILTLFWIYPVFMILINSLKGDKYINTDTVFQLPNAVSFTGFSNYLDALSSKGFAAAFGYSLVITVSSAVLILLCTSMCAWYITRVHGILSKVCYALFVFSMVVPFQMLMFTLASTADRIDLDTPYNICIIYLGFGAGLAVFMFTGFMKSIPLEIEEAAMIDGCNPLQTFFQIVLPILKPTLISVTILETMWLWNDYLLPYLVLDRKKYMTIPILIQYFRGSYGHVEMGPMMACIMMTVIPIIIMYICLQKYIIKGVIAGAVKG; encoded by the coding sequence GTGAAAGCAAAAGAAAAGGTTGCACGTGCCATTGTTTTTGTAGTACTGTGTATATTGACACTTTTCTGGATTTATCCAGTATTTATGATTTTGATTAATTCCCTTAAGGGGGACAAGTATATAAACACCGATACAGTGTTCCAGTTGCCAAACGCAGTGAGCTTTACAGGCTTCTCTAACTATTTGGATGCCCTTTCTTCAAAGGGATTTGCAGCAGCATTTGGATACAGCCTGGTAATCACAGTATCTTCTGCAGTGTTGATTTTACTTTGTACATCTATGTGCGCCTGGTATATCACTAGAGTTCACGGAATTCTCTCAAAGGTGTGCTATGCTTTATTTGTATTCTCGATGGTAGTGCCATTCCAGATGCTTATGTTTACACTGGCATCTACTGCAGATAGGATTGATTTAGACACACCGTACAATATCTGCATAATCTATCTTGGATTTGGTGCAGGACTTGCAGTGTTTATGTTTACAGGCTTTATGAAGTCGATTCCATTGGAAATTGAAGAGGCAGCAATGATTGACGGCTGCAATCCTCTACAGACATTTTTTCAAATTGTTCTTCCAATTTTGAAGCCTACACTTATTTCGGTTACAATTTTGGAGACAATGTGGTTATGGAACGACTATCTATTGCCATATCTTGTTCTCGACAGAAAGAAATACATGACCATTCCAATCTTGATTCAGTATTTCCGCGGAAGCTATGGTCATGTTGAGATGGGACCAATGATGGCATGTATTATGATGACTGTGATCCCAATTATCATCATGTACATTTGCCTACAGAAATATATCATCAAAGGTGTAATAGCAGGTGCAGTTAAGGGATAA
- a CDS encoding carbohydrate ABC transporter permease has protein sequence MEKAIRRYWPVFVLPTLAAFSVGFIYPFVQGLYLSFCKFTTIKKATFIGFGNYAYAFQDESFWHSFWFTALFTVVSTVLINVIAFAIALALTNKIKGSNVFRTVFFMPNLIGGIVLGYIWQILLNCVLSLMEKPLLALNATYGFIGLTILMCWQQIGYMMIIYIAGLQSIPDDYIEAAKIDGATTGQILFKIKIPNVMPSITICSFLTITNGFKLFDQNLALTGGEPAHASEMLALNIYNTFYSRSGAQWKGYGQAKAVIFCIMVILISMIQLKITKSKEVQQ, from the coding sequence ATGGAAAAAGCTATAAGAAGATACTGGCCGGTATTTGTTCTGCCGACACTTGCGGCATTCTCTGTGGGATTTATTTATCCATTCGTTCAGGGCTTATATCTGTCGTTTTGCAAATTTACAACAATAAAAAAAGCAACGTTTATTGGTTTCGGAAATTATGCGTATGCTTTCCAGGATGAAAGCTTCTGGCATTCCTTCTGGTTTACAGCGCTTTTCACTGTGGTTTCCACAGTACTTATAAATGTAATAGCATTTGCTATTGCCCTTGCACTTACAAACAAAATCAAAGGTTCAAACGTTTTTAGAACTGTATTCTTCATGCCTAACCTGATTGGTGGCATTGTTCTTGGATATATCTGGCAGATCCTTTTAAACTGCGTTCTTTCTCTCATGGAAAAGCCACTTCTCGCTTTAAATGCTACATACGGATTCATCGGTCTTACAATTCTTATGTGCTGGCAGCAGATTGGTTACATGATGATTATTTACATCGCAGGACTTCAATCTATACCAGATGATTATATAGAGGCTGCGAAAATCGATGGAGCCACAACGGGACAGATTCTTTTTAAAATAAAGATTCCAAATGTTATGCCATCAATTACAATCTGTTCATTTCTGACAATCACAAACGGCTTCAAGCTTTTTGATCAGAACCTTGCATTGACAGGTGGCGAACCTGCTCACGCCTCAGAAATGCTTGCACTGAATATTTATAACACCTTCTACAGCCGTAGCGGCGCTCAGTGGAAGGGTTATGGTCAGGCCAAGGCAGTTATTTTCTGCATCATGGTAATTCTTATTTCTATGATTCAGCTTAAGATTACTAAATCAAAGGAGGTGCAGCAGTAG
- a CDS encoding ABC transporter substrate-binding protein — protein MKRKNVLALGLIAMMTAATFAGCGSSASGDSATGDSASTDGASGKVYYLNFKPEADEAWQEIAKQYTEETGVPVTVITAASGTYEETLSSEIVKDEAPTLFQVNGPVGLANWKDYCYDLKGSSLYNELTSDSFALYDGDAVAGIAYVIESYGIITNTKLLEEAGYTIDDIQGFDDLKKVAEDITARSSELGFSAFTSAGMDGSSDWRFKTHLANLPIYFEYQEKGIDSTDAIEGTYLDNYKQIWDLYINNATCKPADLAGKTGDDAENEFAERKAVFYQNGSWEYANLTGKGMTDDELAMIPIYVGAGDEKNQGLCTGTENFWCVNSEASDEDIQATIDFLTWMVTSDAGTKMLAEQIGVIPFKNAADTTNLFVLNDRAYTEAGKTPVSWNFTTMPSEEWKNGVGSALTAYAAGTGSWDDVVSAFVDGWATEYAAAN, from the coding sequence ATGAAGAGAAAAAATGTATTGGCACTTGGTTTAATCGCTATGATGACAGCTGCTACCTTCGCAGGTTGTGGTTCATCAGCTTCAGGCGATTCAGCAACAGGTGATTCTGCATCAACAGATGGAGCAAGCGGAAAGGTTTACTACCTCAACTTCAAGCCTGAGGCAGACGAGGCTTGGCAGGAAATCGCAAAGCAGTACACAGAAGAGACAGGAGTTCCTGTAACTGTTATCACAGCAGCTTCTGGTACTTATGAGGAGACACTTTCATCTGAAATCGTAAAGGATGAGGCTCCTACATTATTCCAGGTAAATGGTCCAGTAGGTCTTGCAAACTGGAAGGATTATTGCTATGACCTCAAGGGCTCATCACTTTACAATGAGCTTACAAGCGATTCTTTTGCACTCTATGATGGAGATGCAGTTGCAGGTATCGCATATGTAATTGAGTCATATGGTATTATCACAAACACAAAGCTCCTTGAAGAGGCTGGTTACACAATAGATGATATTCAGGGATTTGACGATTTAAAGAAGGTTGCTGAGGATATTACAGCAAGAAGCTCAGAACTTGGCTTCTCAGCATTTACATCAGCAGGTATGGATGGTTCTTCTGATTGGAGATTCAAGACACACCTTGCAAACCTTCCAATTTACTTCGAGTATCAGGAGAAGGGCATTGATTCTACAGATGCAATTGAAGGCACATACTTAGATAACTACAAGCAGATTTGGGATCTCTACATCAACAATGCTACATGCAAGCCAGCTGATCTTGCTGGAAAGACAGGCGATGATGCTGAGAATGAATTTGCTGAGAGAAAGGCTGTATTCTATCAGAATGGTTCTTGGGAGTATGCAAACCTTACAGGCAAGGGTATGACAGATGATGAGCTTGCTATGATTCCTATTTATGTAGGAGCAGGCGATGAGAAGAATCAGGGACTTTGCACAGGTACAGAGAACTTCTGGTGCGTAAACTCAGAGGCATCTGATGAGGATATTCAGGCAACAATCGACTTCCTTACATGGATGGTTACATCTGATGCAGGTACAAAGATGCTTGCAGAGCAGATTGGTGTAATTCCTTTCAAGAACGCAGCAGATACAACAAACCTTTTCGTTCTTAACGACAGAGCGTACACAGAGGCAGGCAAGACTCCAGTTTCTTGGAACTTCACAACAATGCCATCTGAGGAGTGGAAGAACGGCGTTGGTTCAGCACTTACAGCTTATGCTGCAGGCACAGGCTCATGGGACGATGTAGTTTCTGCATTCGTTGATGGTTGGGCTACAGAGTACGCAGCAGCAAACTAA
- a CDS encoding substrate-binding domain-containing protein: MVVRGMSNPFYTKIITEIGDKIEKAGYTMVMQQIGTSDDEILTAARMERDKKLLGLIFLGGRLNYSKEQVSSINVPFVCCTFNNQYGNLDNSEYSSVGIDDNQAAYEAVEYLYKEGHRRIAVLLSGPDDGSVSQVRFEGYERALNDFGIELDENLIISINSFNIADAYEGMKDWLKHKHDFSAVFAISDNMAMGAMKALREAGKEMPKDVALIAIDGIEASEYMNPVLTTLCQPMEEMGSEAVKLAVDIIRGKKQHKHIVLSTKLREGETLR, from the coding sequence GTGGTGGTGCGAGGCATGTCGAACCCCTTTTACACAAAGATTATTACAGAGATTGGCGACAAGATTGAAAAAGCAGGCTACACAATGGTTATGCAGCAGATTGGAACCTCAGATGACGAGATTCTTACAGCAGCCAGAATGGAGCGTGATAAAAAGCTTTTAGGTCTTATTTTCCTAGGAGGAAGATTGAACTACTCCAAGGAACAGGTCTCAAGTATAAATGTTCCGTTTGTTTGCTGTACGTTTAACAATCAGTATGGTAATTTGGACAACTCAGAATATTCCAGCGTTGGTATTGATGACAATCAGGCGGCCTATGAGGCGGTGGAGTATCTTTACAAAGAAGGTCACAGAAGGATTGCAGTTTTGCTTTCTGGACCAGACGATGGCTCGGTTAGCCAGGTTAGATTTGAAGGCTATGAAAGAGCCCTTAATGATTTTGGAATAGAACTTGATGAAAATCTCATCATTTCGATAAACAGCTTTAATATCGCAGATGCTTATGAAGGCATGAAGGACTGGCTGAAGCACAAACATGATTTTTCAGCAGTGTTTGCTATCTCAGATAACATGGCTATGGGGGCTATGAAGGCATTGAGAGAGGCAGGAAAGGAAATGCCAAAGGATGTGGCATTGATAGCTATTGATGGCATCGAGGCTTCAGAATACATGAATCCAGTGTTGACAACACTTTGTCAGCCGATGGAGGAAATGGGAAGCGAGGCGGTGAAGCTTGCAGTTGATATCATTAGGGGGAAGAAGCAACACAAGCACATCGTTTTATCTACGAAACTTCGCGAGGGAGAAACCCTTCGCTAA
- a CDS encoding immunity 70 family protein translates to MAVGFKVKYYWYQIGNGDFLHAFFSTVAANLENSNWGCRFPVIMRELYQGKLNVDKIDETLEELSVIKEELKELSVDKVVWDIEDLSKQPPWGDNISEDITDLSNYFVTSDGEDFFTIFTHALEKAKETKSGVEIKLL, encoded by the coding sequence ATGGCAGTAGGTTTTAAAGTAAAGTATTATTGGTATCAGATTGGCAACGGAGATTTTCTACATGCATTCTTTTCAACAGTGGCTGCAAATCTAGAAAACTCGAATTGGGGGTGCCGCTTTCCTGTGATTATGAGAGAACTATATCAGGGGAAACTCAATGTGGATAAGATTGATGAAACACTTGAGGAATTGTCGGTAATAAAGGAAGAATTAAAAGAGCTTTCGGTTGATAAGGTAGTTTGGGATATTGAGGATTTATCAAAACAGCCGCCATGGGGGGATAATATTAGTGAAGATATCACTGATTTGTCTAATTACTTTGTTACAAGTGATGGCGAAGATTTCTTTACAATATTCACCCATGCTCTTGAAAAAGCAAAGGAGACAAAATCCGGTGTAGAGATAAAGTTATTGTAG
- a CDS encoding DUF2185 domain-containing protein, whose amino-acid sequence MSNVVEFIKSAGGCIVSRNVLEKKGMLKWCVREKSMNKIDNGWRFFSDIDTDEYLSNPNNMCVCDFNTVANIEPAILAIYNAEVGTDLELQIENNKKRFIDNNTGKEFKI is encoded by the coding sequence ATGAGTAATGTAGTTGAATTTATAAAATCTGCTGGAGGGTGTATTGTTTCTCGAAATGTGTTAGAAAAAAAAGGAATGCTAAAATGGTGTGTAAGAGAAAAATCGATGAATAAGATTGACAATGGATGGCGATTTTTCTCTGACATAGATACTGATGAGTATTTAAGCAATCCCAATAATATGTGTGTATGCGATTTTAATACGGTTGCAAATATAGAGCCTGCAATTTTAGCAATCTATAATGCTGAGGTAGGCACTGATTTAGAATTACAAATTGAGAACAATAAAAAAAGGTTCATAGATAATAACACGGGGAAAGAATTTAAAATATAG
- a CDS encoding ankyrin repeat domain-containing protein: MKKYKDFIAEYRDGDEQKLYKNKSLLFYAASNTDIDSRFLITDFLITKGADVRVTNECNENLLHILLSRTTHNLEQTRILCQKIIEAGVDINQMDEKGRVPLQYLINMKYTDEELEPLYDLWFSQSNLDFRHKNAWDKTPLELAEMLPYREKLVERMHNYE; this comes from the coding sequence ATGAAGAAGTATAAGGATTTTATTGCGGAGTATCGCGATGGGGATGAACAGAAGCTATATAAGAATAAATCCCTCCTGTTTTATGCTGCTTCTAATACTGATATTGATAGTAGATTTTTAATAACTGATTTTTTGATAACAAAGGGTGCTGATGTCAGAGTGACAAATGAATGTAACGAGAATTTGTTACATATTCTTTTATCAAGAACAACACACAATTTGGAGCAAACTAGGATACTTTGCCAAAAGATAATTGAGGCAGGTGTTGATATTAATCAAATGGATGAAAAAGGAAGAGTTCCTTTACAATATTTGATCAATATGAAATACACAGATGAAGAATTAGAGCCTTTGTATGATTTGTGGTTTTCACAAAGCAATCTTGATTTTAGGCACAAAAATGCGTGGGATAAGACCCCGTTGGAATTGGCAGAAATGCTTCCGTATAGGGAAAAATTAGTTGAAAGGATGCATAACTATGAGTAA
- a CDS encoding GH-E family nuclease, with product MQGKDYKVSFIDNMMAYQTASARIAEIQGILGTLSQNVTSIIESDAFTGAAADNIKAFAKEVHLPLITSVSYMLTEYHSKLMLYYSGYFNIDDDYATKFCAHTLDKYQKHATNYDNANIWVQNQISNSLSKVSDIISLNTPGMGSLSTDLQWMYNKINTLDSSIVNYENAHANDLDSINDFIANLDNFINYYKDNIAPGDYTSGDVSSNTYAYLLYQSTLASQEFLQGKEAELQDASEKLQEISERMQADYDAACQARIDQGRAEIIKGVAVCFVGAIAIIASAGAATPLVAGGLFITGSCTYLYGASNIAEGVDDVYYGMNGDLSSYAYNPIRDTVFMGNQQLYDFWGNANTMIAGTLTAANSAMLGGMAKGLTGTELTKTTFIAVGKNMTAGFLGDAATKVTVDALDARFNLNMTEEALLEIGLGIAFDPDTYETVGKVGSKLHGDTGTTPGSLTDAAHRSALPDNELNFADMMDPADAERYNNWANECANGTHAEFPGMSELDIQGFKVADAQLTTAGALAKVDGDALIALRGESVKVDATESVNLNTEEKPKPYTNGRPSFRNGVVEQVWENAKGPDGLVRDPNTNEVIEWEPGQPRKGVWDMGHIPEEKYSVVHEAYMNGEMTTKEFVDWYNTPENYRPELPKNNRGHMFE from the coding sequence ATGCAAGGGAAAGATTATAAAGTCAGTTTTATAGACAATATGATGGCTTATCAGACTGCTTCTGCGAGAATAGCTGAGATTCAGGGAATTCTAGGCACTTTATCTCAGAATGTTACAAGTATTATTGAATCAGATGCTTTTACTGGTGCGGCTGCTGACAACATCAAGGCTTTTGCAAAGGAAGTACATCTTCCTTTGATTACGTCTGTCTCATATATGTTAACAGAGTATCATAGCAAATTGATGTTATACTATAGTGGATATTTTAACATTGACGATGACTATGCCACAAAGTTTTGTGCGCACACATTGGATAAATATCAAAAGCATGCCACAAATTATGATAATGCTAATATTTGGGTCCAAAATCAGATAAGTAATTCGCTTTCGAAAGTTTCGGATATCATTTCACTTAATACACCAGGAATGGGCTCACTAAGCACCGATTTACAATGGATGTACAACAAAATTAACACGTTGGATTCGTCGATTGTAAATTATGAAAATGCTCATGCAAATGATTTGGATTCGATTAATGATTTTATTGCTAATCTAGATAATTTTATAAATTATTATAAGGACAATATTGCACCGGGTGATTATACAAGTGGTGATGTGTCCAGCAATACATACGCATATTTGCTTTATCAATCTACTTTAGCAAGTCAGGAATTCCTACAAGGGAAAGAAGCGGAACTTCAGGATGCAAGCGAAAAGCTGCAAGAGATTTCTGAAAGAATGCAGGCTGACTATGATGCGGCTTGTCAGGCTAGAATAGATCAGGGTAGAGCAGAAATTATCAAAGGTGTAGCAGTTTGTTTTGTTGGCGCTATAGCCATAATCGCCAGTGCCGGTGCAGCAACACCTTTAGTTGCAGGAGGACTGTTTATCACAGGTAGTTGTACCTATCTGTATGGTGCCTCAAATATTGCAGAAGGTGTGGATGATGTCTACTATGGGATGAATGGTGACCTTAGTTCATATGCCTATAATCCGATAAGAGATACTGTCTTTATGGGAAATCAGCAACTCTATGATTTTTGGGGTAATGCCAATACCATGATTGCTGGGACTCTCACAGCTGCAAATTCAGCAATGCTTGGTGGCATGGCAAAGGGGTTAACTGGAACTGAGCTGACGAAAACAACTTTTATAGCCGTCGGTAAAAATATGACAGCAGGATTCTTGGGAGATGCAGCAACTAAGGTTACTGTTGATGCTTTGGATGCTAGATTCAATCTTAATATGACGGAGGAGGCACTGCTTGAAATCGGGCTGGGAATAGCCTTTGATCCAGACACATATGAAACTGTTGGAAAGGTTGGAAGCAAGCTTCATGGAGATACAGGCACTACACCTGGCAGTCTTACGGATGCTGCGCATAGATCAGCATTACCGGATAATGAGCTTAACTTTGCAGATATGATGGATCCCGCTGACGCAGAGCGCTATAATAACTGGGCAAATGAATGCGCCAATGGAACGCATGCTGAATTTCCAGGTATGAGTGAACTTGATATACAAGGCTTCAAGGTGGCTGATGCGCAGCTAACAACAGCTGGAGCGTTGGCTAAGGTGGATGGAGATGCATTGATTGCACTTAGAGGAGAGAGTGTTAAGGTTGATGCGACAGAATCTGTAAATCTAAACACAGAAGAAAAACCAAAGCCTTATACAAATGGTAGGCCTTCTTTTAGAAATGGAGTTGTCGAACAAGTGTGGGAAAATGCAAAAGGACCAGATGGTCTTGTTAGGGATCCGAACACAAATGAAGTAATTGAATGGGAGCCAGGACAACCTAGAAAAGGAGTATGGGATATGGGACATATTCCAGAAGAAAAGTATTCTGTTGTTCATGAAGCTTATATGAACGGAGAAATGACGACGAAAGAGTTTGTTGATTGGTATAATACTCCAGAAAACTACAGGCCGGAACTTCCTAAAAACAACAGAGGACATATGTTTGAATAG
- a CDS encoding YwqH-like family protein: MSLIDDLYSKINNLRAGINSNNAKIERLKTVKSEIKEDKELIEGYKKRWSDNICAPLAEDTTWYGNNKNKVVECATDGVSAEYTTFINNTDQVLDAICDKITQLENQNAEWLGIIGDCYSAINNLLNEIEKACN, encoded by the coding sequence ATGAGTTTAATAGATGATTTATATTCAAAAATAAATAATCTTAGAGCTGGTATTAATTCTAATAATGCCAAGATTGAACGTTTGAAAACGGTTAAATCCGAAATTAAAGAAGATAAAGAATTGATTGAGGGTTATAAAAAACGTTGGAGTGACAACATTTGCGCTCCGCTAGCTGAAGATACCACCTGGTATGGGAATAATAAGAATAAAGTGGTAGAATGCGCCACCGATGGCGTTTCAGCCGAGTATACAACGTTTATTAATAATACAGATCAGGTGCTTGATGCTATTTGCGATAAAATAACGCAGCTCGAGAATCAGAATGCGGAATGGCTTGGCATTATTGGTGACTGTTATTCTGCCATTAATAATTTGTTGAATGAGATTGAAAAGGCTTGCAACTAG
- a CDS encoding DUF4176 domain-containing protein, with product MEEKITKRLPLGSIVILNGGVQKLMIISRAMLIPIQNKQYLFEYGGCVYPQGLVSDRVFYFNTEDISEVVFEGFSDEDDIRMNKNIDKWTEDKGFEKGTVKMLKNKGQA from the coding sequence ATGGAAGAGAAGATTACAAAGAGACTGCCACTAGGGAGCATTGTTATTTTAAATGGTGGGGTACAGAAACTAATGATTATTTCGAGAGCTATGCTCATACCAATTCAAAACAAGCAGTATTTATTTGAGTATGGTGGGTGTGTGTATCCTCAGGGACTGGTTAGTGACAGAGTATTTTATTTTAATACAGAGGATATTTCAGAGGTTGTGTTTGAAGGTTTTTCTGATGAAGATGATATCAGAATGAATAAAAACATAGACAAATGGACTGAAGATAAGGGATTTGAAAAAGGCACCGTTAAGATGCTAAAAAATAAGGGGCAGGCATGA